The following are from one region of the Strigops habroptila isolate Jane chromosome 22, bStrHab1.2.pri, whole genome shotgun sequence genome:
- the POGZ gene encoding pogo transposable element with ZNF domain isoform X1, with the protein MADTDLFMECEEEELEPWQKISDVIEDSVVEDYNSVDKTAAAGNPLVQQSGQPLILTQNPSSGLGTMVTQPVLRPVQIMQNANHVTNSPVTSQPIFITTQGFPVRNVRPVQNTMNQVGIVLNVQQGQTVRPITLVPAPGTQFVKPAVGVPQVFSQMAQVRPGTTMPVRPTTNTFTTVIPATLTIRSTVPQSQAQQQSKSTPSTSTTPTATQPTPLGQLTVQQPGQSSQATNPKLVSIASFVTVKRPGVTGENSNEVAKLVNTLNTIPSLGQSPGPLVVSNSSPVHGSQRSSVSESSSSSSLKVSSSPIPTFDLQDGGRKVCPRCDAQFRVTEALRGHMCYCCPEMVEFLKKRKSLESEPNIQSAKPPSPEKTTAVASPPSSTPIPALSPPAKAPEPSENVVDSSQSKLIMLVDDFYYGRDGGKVNQLLNFPKVPTSFRCPHCTKRLKNNIRFMNHMKHHVELDQQNGEVDVHTICQHCYRQFSTPFQLQCHLENVHSPYESTTKCKICEWAFESEPMFLQHMKDTHKPGEMPYVCQVCQYRSSLYSEVDSHFRMIHEDTRHLLCPYCLKVFKNGNAFQQHFMRHQKKSVYHCNKCRLQFLFAKDKIEHKLQHHKTFRKPKQLEGLKPGTKVTIRASRGQPRTVPISSNDMPQGTGQEAAPLASAADPQPILLYPPVQRNVQKRAVKKMSVLGRQTCLECSFEIPDFPNHFPTYVHCSLCRYSTCCSRAYANHMINNHVPRKSPKYLALFKNYTACGVKLSCSSCPFVTSEGDAMAKHLVFNPSHEFSNIIFRGPTWISHSRHIQLQDKSMKNTCPTYSPSKAATVKTKSVLPAKGDLEPELAPAAYNRALLCQEEECLNIDAQEDEQPTKEPEPSGRKEQLSVKKLRVVLFALCCNTEQAAEHFRNPPRRIKRWLRRFQAFQEENLASLSEGKYLSLEAEEKLAEWVLTQREQQLPVNEETLFQKATKIGRSLEGGFKISYEWAVRFMLRHNLSTHTRRAVAHPLPKDVEDNASCFIEFVQRQIHTQDLPLSMIAAIDEISLFLDVEVLSSDDRKENALQTVGTGEPWCDVVLTILADGSVLPTLVFYRGHVQQPANVPESIVLEAKENGYSDDEVMELWSSRVWQKHTECQNSKGMLVLDCHRTHLSEEVLSLLSASSTLPAVVPAGCSSKIQPLDVCIKRTVKNFLHKKWKEQAKEMADSTCDSDILLQLVLCWLAEVLEVISDSPELVQQSFLVASVLPGPDGTANSPTRNADMQEELITALEEQLKLSDEPQPQAQAQAEEPADPDILHQLFEGESETESFYGFEDADLDLMEM; encoded by the exons CTGGCAATCCTCTTGTTCAGCAGAGTGGACAGCCACTAATCCTTACCCAGAACCCCAGCTCAGGTCTGGGCACGATGGTAACTCAGCCAGTGTTACGACCTGTGCAGATCATGCAGAATGCCAATCATGTCACCAATTCTCCAGTGACCAGCCAGCCCATCTTCATAACAACCCAG GGATTTCCCGTGAGGAATGTGCGGCCTGTACAGAACACGATGAACCAAGTTGGAATTGTTCTGAATGTACAGCAAGGTCAAACAGTTAGACCCATCACCCTCGTCCCAG CTCCAGGCACCCAGTTTGTTAAACCAGCAGTTGGTGTCCCTCAGGTGTTCTCTCAAATGGCCCAGGTGAGACCAGGTACGACCATGCCGGTCCGACCCACCACCAACACTTTCACTACGGTCATTCCGGCCACGCTTACCATCAGGAGCACTGTCCCACAGTCCCAGGCACAACAGCAAAGTAAGTCCACTCCCAGCACCTCCACAACTCCTACTGCAACGCAGCCAACACCACTTGGACAGTTAACtgtgcagcagccagggcagtcCAGTCAAGCTACTAACCCCAAATTAG TGAGTATTGCAAGCTTTGTGACTGTAAAGAGACCTGGAGTGACTGGTGAGAACAGCAATGAGGTTGCTAAGCTAGTGAATACCCTGAACACCATTCCTTCGTTAGGACAGAGCCCTGGCCCGCTGGTGGTGTCCAACAGCAGCCCTGTGCATGGCTCCCAGAGATCCAGCGTTTCCGAgtcgtcatcatcatcatcattaaaAG TCAGTTCATCTCCTATTCCCACATTTGATTTGCAAGATGGTGGCAGGAAGGTCTGCCCAAGATGTGATGCTCAGTTTCGTGTCACTGAAGCTTTAAGAGGACATATGTGT tacTGCTGCCCTGAAATGGTTGAATTcctcaagaaaaggaaatctctAGAATCTGAACCAAATATTCAATCTGCAAAGCCTCCGTCACCAGAAAAAACTACAGCCGTTGCTTCTCCACCCTCTTCTACCCCTATCCCTGCACTGTCCCCACCTGCTAAAGCTCCAGAGCCAAGTGAAAACGTAGTTGACTCGTCCCAAAGTAAGCTCATTATGTTAGTAGATGATTTCTACTATGGCAGAGATGGTGGCAAAGTGAACCAGCTACTGAACTTCCCCAAGGTTCCGACCTCCTTCAGGTGTCCACACTGCACCAAGAGGCTAAAGAACAACATAAG ATTTATGAATCACATGAAGCACCACGTCGAACTGGATCAGCAGAATGGAGAGGTGGATGTCCACACCATCTGTCAGCATTGCTACAGACAGTTCTCCACTCCATTTCAGCTACAGTGTCACTTAGAGAATGTCCACAGTCCCTATGAGTCAACAA CAAAGTGCAAGATTTGCGAGTGGGCATTTGAGAGTGAGCCAATGTTCCTACAGCACATGAAGGACACCCACAAGCCTGGGGAGATGCCCTATGTTTGTCAG GTCTGCCAGTACCGTTCCTCACTCTACTCTGAGGTGGACAGCCATTTCCGCATGATCCATGAAGACACGCGGCACCTGCTCTGTCCATACTGCCTCAAGGTCTTCAAGAATGGGAAtgctttccagcagcacttCATGAGGCACCAG AAGAAGAGTGTTTATCATTGCAACAAGTGTAGACTCCAGTTCCTATTTGCCAAGGATAAAATTGAACACAAGCTGCAGCACCACAAAACTTTCCGAAAGCCCAAACAATTAGAAGGATTGAAACCTGGAACCAAG GTTACAATCAGGGCATCTAGAGGACAGCCACGGACAGTGCCAATATCGTCAAATGACATGCCGCAGGGCACTGGACAGGAAGCCGCTCCGCTGGCATCTGCTGCCGACCCCCAGCCCATCCTCCTGTACCCGCCTGTCCAGAGGAACGTCCAGAAGAGAGCGGTCAAAAAAAT GAGTGTCTTGGGCAGACAGACTTGTCTGGAGTGCAGCTTCGAAATCCCCGACTTCCCAAACCACTTCCCCACCTACGTGCACTGTTCGCTGTGTCGCTACAGCACTTGCTGCTCCAGAGCCTACGCCAACCACATGATCAA CAACCACGTTCCTCGGAAGAGTCCGAAATACttggctttatttaaaaactacactgCCTG TGGTGTAAAGCTGTCCTGTTCCTCTTGTCCCTTTGTAACATCTGAGGGTGATGCGATGGCCAAACATCTGGTCTTCAATCCATCACACGAGTTTAGTAACATTATTTTCCGAG GGCCTACTTGGATATCGCATTCCAG GCACATTCAGCTCCAGGACAAAAGCATGAAGAACACATGTCCTACCTACTCCCCAAGTAAAGCTGCTACTGTGAAAACAAAGTCTGTGTTACCTGCGAAAGGTGACCTGGAGCCTGAGCTGGCACCAGCAGCCTACaacagagctctgctctgccaggaaGAAGAGTGCTTAAATATTGATGCTCAGGAAGATGAGCAGCCAACGAAGGAGCCTGAGCCCTCAGGCAGAAAGGAGCAGCTGTCGGTGAAGAAGCTGCGGGTTGTactgtttgctctgtgctgcaacACCGAACAGGCTGCGGAGCACTTCCGGAACCCGCCGCGGCGCATCAAGCGCTGGCTCCGCAGGTTTCAGGCTTTCCAAGAGGAGAACTTGGCATCGCTGTCAGAAGGCAAATACCTGAGCTTGGAGGCGGAGGAGAAGCTCGCGGAGTGGGTCCTCAcacagagggagcagcagctgcccgTGAACGAGGAGACTCTCTTCCAGAAAGCCACCAAGATTGGCCGATCCCTCGAGGGCGGCTTCAAGATCTCCTACGAGTGGGCAGTGAGGTTCATGCTGCGGCACAACCTCAGCACGCACACTCGAAGGGCAGTGGCTCACCCGCTCCCCAAAGACGTGGAGGACAACGCCAGTTGCTTCATCGAGTTTGTGCAGCGGCAGATCCACACTCAGGACCTGCCTCTCTCCATGATCGCGGCCATCGACGAGATCTCTCTGTTCCTCGACGTGGAGGTGCTGAGCAGCGATGACCGGAAGGAGAACGCTCTGCAGACGGTGGGAACCGGGGAGCCCTGGTGCGACGTCGTCCTCACGATCCTCGCCGACGGAAGCGTTCTCCCGACATTGGTCTTCTACAGGGGTCACGTCCAGCAGCCCGCCAACGTGCCGGAGTCGATCGTGTTGGAAGCAAAGGAGAACGGATACAGCGATGATGAAGTCATGGAGTTGTGGTCGTCCAGAGTGTGGCAGAAGCACACGGAGTGCCAGAACAGCAAGGGCATGCTGGTGCTGGATTGTCACCGAACACACCTCTCCGAGGAAGTACTTTCCTTGCTGAGCGCATCCAGCACGCTGCCGGCTGTTGTCCCCGCCGGCTGCAGCTCCAAAATCCAACCTCTGGATGTTTGTAtaaaaagaactgtgaaaaatttcttgCATAAAAAGTGGAAAGAGCAAGCCAAGGAGATGGCGGACTCCACGTGCGACTCGGACATTCTTCTGCAGCTGGTTTTGTGCTGGCTGGCAGAGGTGCTGGAGGTCATCAGTGACTCTCCTGAACTGGTGCAGCAGTCCTTCCTGGTGGCCAGCGTGCTGCCGGGGCCGGACGGCACAGCCAACTCCCCCACCCGCAACGCTGACATGCAGGAGGAGCTCATCACCGCgctggaggagcagctgaagCTGAGCGACgagccccagccccaggccCAGGCCCAGGCCGAGGAACCTGCAGACCCAGACATCCTCCACCAGCTCTTCGAAGGGGAGAGCGAGACTGAGTCCTTCTATGGCTTCGAAGATGCTGATTTGGATCTGATGGAGATGTGA
- the POGZ gene encoding pogo transposable element with ZNF domain isoform X4 — MADTDLFMECEEEELEPWQKISDVIEDSVVEDYNSVDKTAAAGNPLVQQSGQPLILTQNPSSGLGTMVTQPVLRPVQIMQNANHVTNSPVTSQPIFITTQGFPVRNVRPVQNTMNQVGIVLNVQQGQTVRPITLVPAPGTQFVKPAVGVPQVFSQMAQVRPGTTMPVRPTTNTFTTVIPATLTIRSTVPQSQAQQQMSIASFVTVKRPGVTGENSNEVAKLVNTLNTIPSLGQSPGPLVVSNSSPVHGSQRSSVSESSSSSSLKVSSSPIPTFDLQDGGRKVCPRCDAQFRVTEALRGHMCYCCPEMVEFLKKRKSLESEPNIQSAKPPSPEKTTAVASPPSSTPIPALSPPAKAPEPSENVVDSSQSKLIMLVDDFYYGRDGGKVNQLLNFPKVPTSFRCPHCTKRLKNNIRFMNHMKHHVELDQQNGEVDVHTICQHCYRQFSTPFQLQCHLENVHSPYESTTKCKICEWAFESEPMFLQHMKDTHKPGEMPYVCQVCQYRSSLYSEVDSHFRMIHEDTRHLLCPYCLKVFKNGNAFQQHFMRHQKKSVYHCNKCRLQFLFAKDKIEHKLQHHKTFRKPKQLEGLKPGTKVTIRASRGQPRTVPISSNDMPQGTGQEAAPLASAADPQPILLYPPVQRNVQKRAVKKMSVLGRQTCLECSFEIPDFPNHFPTYVHCSLCRYSTCCSRAYANHMINNHVPRKSPKYLALFKNYTACGVKLSCSSCPFVTSEGDAMAKHLVFNPSHEFSNIIFRGPTWISHSRHIQLQDKSMKNTCPTYSPSKAATVKTKSVLPAKGDLEPELAPAAYNRALLCQEEECLNIDAQEDEQPTKEPEPSGRKEQLSVKKLRVVLFALCCNTEQAAEHFRNPPRRIKRWLRRFQAFQEENLASLSEGKYLSLEAEEKLAEWVLTQREQQLPVNEETLFQKATKIGRSLEGGFKISYEWAVRFMLRHNLSTHTRRAVAHPLPKDVEDNASCFIEFVQRQIHTQDLPLSMIAAIDEISLFLDVEVLSSDDRKENALQTVGTGEPWCDVVLTILADGSVLPTLVFYRGHVQQPANVPESIVLEAKENGYSDDEVMELWSSRVWQKHTECQNSKGMLVLDCHRTHLSEEVLSLLSASSTLPAVVPAGCSSKIQPLDVCIKRTVKNFLHKKWKEQAKEMADSTCDSDILLQLVLCWLAEVLEVISDSPELVQQSFLVASVLPGPDGTANSPTRNADMQEELITALEEQLKLSDEPQPQAQAQAEEPADPDILHQLFEGESETESFYGFEDADLDLMEM, encoded by the exons CTGGCAATCCTCTTGTTCAGCAGAGTGGACAGCCACTAATCCTTACCCAGAACCCCAGCTCAGGTCTGGGCACGATGGTAACTCAGCCAGTGTTACGACCTGTGCAGATCATGCAGAATGCCAATCATGTCACCAATTCTCCAGTGACCAGCCAGCCCATCTTCATAACAACCCAG GGATTTCCCGTGAGGAATGTGCGGCCTGTACAGAACACGATGAACCAAGTTGGAATTGTTCTGAATGTACAGCAAGGTCAAACAGTTAGACCCATCACCCTCGTCCCAG CTCCAGGCACCCAGTTTGTTAAACCAGCAGTTGGTGTCCCTCAGGTGTTCTCTCAAATGGCCCAGGTGAGACCAGGTACGACCATGCCGGTCCGACCCACCACCAACACTTTCACTACGGTCATTCCGGCCACGCTTACCATCAGGAGCACTGTCCCACAGTCCCAGGCACAACAGCAAA TGAGTATTGCAAGCTTTGTGACTGTAAAGAGACCTGGAGTGACTGGTGAGAACAGCAATGAGGTTGCTAAGCTAGTGAATACCCTGAACACCATTCCTTCGTTAGGACAGAGCCCTGGCCCGCTGGTGGTGTCCAACAGCAGCCCTGTGCATGGCTCCCAGAGATCCAGCGTTTCCGAgtcgtcatcatcatcatcattaaaAG TCAGTTCATCTCCTATTCCCACATTTGATTTGCAAGATGGTGGCAGGAAGGTCTGCCCAAGATGTGATGCTCAGTTTCGTGTCACTGAAGCTTTAAGAGGACATATGTGT tacTGCTGCCCTGAAATGGTTGAATTcctcaagaaaaggaaatctctAGAATCTGAACCAAATATTCAATCTGCAAAGCCTCCGTCACCAGAAAAAACTACAGCCGTTGCTTCTCCACCCTCTTCTACCCCTATCCCTGCACTGTCCCCACCTGCTAAAGCTCCAGAGCCAAGTGAAAACGTAGTTGACTCGTCCCAAAGTAAGCTCATTATGTTAGTAGATGATTTCTACTATGGCAGAGATGGTGGCAAAGTGAACCAGCTACTGAACTTCCCCAAGGTTCCGACCTCCTTCAGGTGTCCACACTGCACCAAGAGGCTAAAGAACAACATAAG ATTTATGAATCACATGAAGCACCACGTCGAACTGGATCAGCAGAATGGAGAGGTGGATGTCCACACCATCTGTCAGCATTGCTACAGACAGTTCTCCACTCCATTTCAGCTACAGTGTCACTTAGAGAATGTCCACAGTCCCTATGAGTCAACAA CAAAGTGCAAGATTTGCGAGTGGGCATTTGAGAGTGAGCCAATGTTCCTACAGCACATGAAGGACACCCACAAGCCTGGGGAGATGCCCTATGTTTGTCAG GTCTGCCAGTACCGTTCCTCACTCTACTCTGAGGTGGACAGCCATTTCCGCATGATCCATGAAGACACGCGGCACCTGCTCTGTCCATACTGCCTCAAGGTCTTCAAGAATGGGAAtgctttccagcagcacttCATGAGGCACCAG AAGAAGAGTGTTTATCATTGCAACAAGTGTAGACTCCAGTTCCTATTTGCCAAGGATAAAATTGAACACAAGCTGCAGCACCACAAAACTTTCCGAAAGCCCAAACAATTAGAAGGATTGAAACCTGGAACCAAG GTTACAATCAGGGCATCTAGAGGACAGCCACGGACAGTGCCAATATCGTCAAATGACATGCCGCAGGGCACTGGACAGGAAGCCGCTCCGCTGGCATCTGCTGCCGACCCCCAGCCCATCCTCCTGTACCCGCCTGTCCAGAGGAACGTCCAGAAGAGAGCGGTCAAAAAAAT GAGTGTCTTGGGCAGACAGACTTGTCTGGAGTGCAGCTTCGAAATCCCCGACTTCCCAAACCACTTCCCCACCTACGTGCACTGTTCGCTGTGTCGCTACAGCACTTGCTGCTCCAGAGCCTACGCCAACCACATGATCAA CAACCACGTTCCTCGGAAGAGTCCGAAATACttggctttatttaaaaactacactgCCTG TGGTGTAAAGCTGTCCTGTTCCTCTTGTCCCTTTGTAACATCTGAGGGTGATGCGATGGCCAAACATCTGGTCTTCAATCCATCACACGAGTTTAGTAACATTATTTTCCGAG GGCCTACTTGGATATCGCATTCCAG GCACATTCAGCTCCAGGACAAAAGCATGAAGAACACATGTCCTACCTACTCCCCAAGTAAAGCTGCTACTGTGAAAACAAAGTCTGTGTTACCTGCGAAAGGTGACCTGGAGCCTGAGCTGGCACCAGCAGCCTACaacagagctctgctctgccaggaaGAAGAGTGCTTAAATATTGATGCTCAGGAAGATGAGCAGCCAACGAAGGAGCCTGAGCCCTCAGGCAGAAAGGAGCAGCTGTCGGTGAAGAAGCTGCGGGTTGTactgtttgctctgtgctgcaacACCGAACAGGCTGCGGAGCACTTCCGGAACCCGCCGCGGCGCATCAAGCGCTGGCTCCGCAGGTTTCAGGCTTTCCAAGAGGAGAACTTGGCATCGCTGTCAGAAGGCAAATACCTGAGCTTGGAGGCGGAGGAGAAGCTCGCGGAGTGGGTCCTCAcacagagggagcagcagctgcccgTGAACGAGGAGACTCTCTTCCAGAAAGCCACCAAGATTGGCCGATCCCTCGAGGGCGGCTTCAAGATCTCCTACGAGTGGGCAGTGAGGTTCATGCTGCGGCACAACCTCAGCACGCACACTCGAAGGGCAGTGGCTCACCCGCTCCCCAAAGACGTGGAGGACAACGCCAGTTGCTTCATCGAGTTTGTGCAGCGGCAGATCCACACTCAGGACCTGCCTCTCTCCATGATCGCGGCCATCGACGAGATCTCTCTGTTCCTCGACGTGGAGGTGCTGAGCAGCGATGACCGGAAGGAGAACGCTCTGCAGACGGTGGGAACCGGGGAGCCCTGGTGCGACGTCGTCCTCACGATCCTCGCCGACGGAAGCGTTCTCCCGACATTGGTCTTCTACAGGGGTCACGTCCAGCAGCCCGCCAACGTGCCGGAGTCGATCGTGTTGGAAGCAAAGGAGAACGGATACAGCGATGATGAAGTCATGGAGTTGTGGTCGTCCAGAGTGTGGCAGAAGCACACGGAGTGCCAGAACAGCAAGGGCATGCTGGTGCTGGATTGTCACCGAACACACCTCTCCGAGGAAGTACTTTCCTTGCTGAGCGCATCCAGCACGCTGCCGGCTGTTGTCCCCGCCGGCTGCAGCTCCAAAATCCAACCTCTGGATGTTTGTAtaaaaagaactgtgaaaaatttcttgCATAAAAAGTGGAAAGAGCAAGCCAAGGAGATGGCGGACTCCACGTGCGACTCGGACATTCTTCTGCAGCTGGTTTTGTGCTGGCTGGCAGAGGTGCTGGAGGTCATCAGTGACTCTCCTGAACTGGTGCAGCAGTCCTTCCTGGTGGCCAGCGTGCTGCCGGGGCCGGACGGCACAGCCAACTCCCCCACCCGCAACGCTGACATGCAGGAGGAGCTCATCACCGCgctggaggagcagctgaagCTGAGCGACgagccccagccccaggccCAGGCCCAGGCCGAGGAACCTGCAGACCCAGACATCCTCCACCAGCTCTTCGAAGGGGAGAGCGAGACTGAGTCCTTCTATGGCTTCGAAGATGCTGATTTGGATCTGATGGAGATGTGA